The sequence GATGGGATTGCCGCTCGCCGTGCTGTTGCCGGAGACCACCAGGGCGTTGGACATGCCGCGCTTCTGGGCGCCGGAGCCGGGCAGGGAGCCCTCCGGGATGACGCCGTCGTCGAAGACGCCCTGTGCCTTCCTGAGATCGGCGGGGGCCTTGACGGGCGCCTTCACGCCGGTGCCGGCCGAGCCGGTGCGGTCGTAGATCAAGGGTTCGGCGGTGACGGAGCCGGGGTCCGGGAGAGCGGTGCCGACGGCGTTGTCGGGCTTGTTCGCGTACGGGAAGGAGGTGCCGTCGTGGATGGTGAGGACGGCCTCGGGGTCGTTGCGCTGGCGGAACGACTCCCAGACCTCGGTGCCCTCGGCGACGCCGTACTTCTGCTGCGCGGACAGCAGGGACAGCGCCGCCTGCACCTCGCCGCCGCCCCCGCCGCCGAACTGGCCGCCGACGACCGAGGCGATGGAGATCAGGTCGGTCAGCTTGAACGGCTGGATCTCGCCCACGTTGGTGATGGCGTCGATCTTGCCGGTGAGGACGTACTCGCCGGGGAAGTAGCGGCCGTTCTTCGACTTCGTCCGGTAGGCGTTGATGCCGTCCACATACGCCTGGGCGTCCGCCATGGCCTGTTCGCCGCGGGCGCCCTCATGGGTCCTGATGTACTCGACCTGCGCCTCCAGGTCGGCCTCGGTGTACGGGGCCTGCGGCCAGAACTCCTGCTCCAGGCCCTGGTTGGCGAGGGCGCCGCCGGCGAACGAGGTCAGCTCGCCGCGCCCGATGTGCCGGAAGAGGTCCATCAGCCAGAGCCGGTCCTGCCCGGCGGCGTACCCGGCGCCGAACTCGGTGCCGTAGCGGGTGGTGCCCTTGATGTGCGGGACGCCGGACGACTTGTCACGGGTGATGGTGACGTCGTCGCGGGGCGAGGTGACGGACTCGACCTGGTCGCCCGGGACGCCGAAGGAGGCGTCGTTGAAGAATTCCGTCAGCTTCTGGTCGGTGAGGCCGGTGTGCCCGGCGACCAGACCGTTGTAGCGGTCGAGCTGGTCGTCGCTGTGCGCGGGATGGGTACCGAACGCCTTGTTGCCGAGGATCTCGACGAGGGTGGCGTTGCCGTTCTCGCCGGGCGGCAGGATGTCGTCGCACTGGCCCTGGCAGTAGTCGGGGACGGGGTCCGCCTCGGCGGCGCCCGCGTGCGGAGCGGCGGCGAGCAGGGACGTACCGAGGGCGAGAGCGGCGGCGAACGCGGCGGCTCTGGTGGTACCGGTGCGGGCGGTGATACGGGTGCGTGGGGGCATGCGTACTCCTCCGAGAGGCCGATGCGCCGCAGGTTACCGACGGTATGACCGACCGGTAAGGTGAACATCGGTCACCTTTTCCGAATCGCCACATGCCGGCGGGTCCTGTGCCGCCGTCTCACCCATCGGACTCCGCACCCTTGGATGGAGCCGATCCGGGCAGTTGTACGTCCATCCCCTGACGCCGAAGTACGGGCGACGGAGTACGAGCGACGGAGGTGGCGGCTCAATGGCCGGTTTCCGGAGTCTGGCGAGACAGGTCCGCGATCCGCGGAGCGATCTGGCGCTGCGGCGGTACTCGCTGCGCAAGTGCCTGGAGCGCTTCGCCCCTTACGGGCACCGGGCGACCTGGGACCATCTGTGCGCACGGCACGGCATAGCCCCCGAGGACCGGGCACCCGACCCGGTGCGGCTGATGCGGGCACTGGACGAGCTGGAGCGGGCCCGCACGGTCTGGCTCGGTTACGAGGCGGGGTTCGCCGAGCGCCGCAGGCGGGAGAAGCACCGGGGGCTGCGCCGGCCCGGCGCGTTCGACGACTGGCACCGGCGCACCTGGGGCGGCAACGGCGTGGCGCGCTGCGACGATCCGGCGGTGCACCCGTCGGCGCCGCTCGCCGAGGTGCTGGCCCGGCTGATCTCGGCCCTGGAGGCGGAGCCGGGCACCGGCTGCCCGGTGTGCGCCCAGCCCCGGATCACCTGGCGGCACGACCTGGACAGCGAGCCGTGGTCCGGGCCGGTGTGCACGGGGTGCGGGATCGTGGTGCCGCAGCCGGTGCTCACCCCGGCGGCGCTGGCGAGGGCCCGGCGGACCCGGGCCGGCGATCTGGCACCGGCGGCCTGAGAACCGGAGTGGCCCGTCAGCCGCGGGCCGTTCGGCACCCGGCGTCGGCGCGGTCCGCCGGCTTGCGCTCGGGCATCAGGCGCGAGCCGCTTATCCGCTCGCCGCTGACGTCGTCCGGGTTGGACAGGACGCAGGTCTCCAGCGAGAGGCAGCCGCAGCCGATGCAGTCGGTGAGGTGGTCGCGCAGCCGGGCCAGTTGCTGGATGCGCTCGTCCAGCTCGGAGCGCCAGGCGTGGGAGAGCCTCGCCCAGTCCTCGCGGTTCGGGGTGCGCTCCTCGGGCAGCTCGGCCAGCGCCTCGCGGATGGTGGCCAGCGGGATGCCGACCCGCTGGGCGGCGCGGACGAAGGCGACCCGGCGCAGGGCGTCCCTGCTGTAGCGGCGCTGGTTGCCGCTGGTGCGGCGGCTGCTGATCAGGCCCTTGGCCTCGTAGAAGTGCAGGGCCGACACGGCGGCGCCGCTGCGTGCGGAGAGCTGGCCGACCGTGAGTTCATGGAGTGTCTGCGGGATCTGGGGCACCCGGACAAGCCTACGTGGCCCGGCTCCGCCGGTCCGTCGTTGACAGGAACGCACCCGCCCAGCATGCTGAGCAAGCGCTTAGAAAGCGCTGACGCATGGACGGCAGAGCGGGAAGGCAGGGACCAGGGACATGGCTGAGCCGAGGATCTTCACGTCCGCGCAGGAGCTGCGCGACGGGGTGGGCGAGCAGCTGGGGCACAGCGACTGGCTGGAGGTCGACCAGAAGCGGATCGACCTGTTCGCCGACGCCACCGGTGACCACCAGTGGATCCACGTGGACCCGGAGCGTGCCGCGACCGGCCCGTTCGGCACGACCATCGCGCACGGCTACCTGACGCTCTCCCTGCTTCCGGCGCTCGTTCCGCAGGTGATGCGGGTCGACGACGTGAAGATGGGCATCAACTACGGCACCAACAAGGTCCGTTTCCCCTCCCCCGTGCCGGTGGGTTCGCGGCTGCGGGCGACGGCCGTCCTGAAGAGCGTCGAGGAGGCGGGCGGCGGTGTGCAGGTCACCGCCGTCGTGACCGTCGAGCGCGAGGGCGGCGACAAGCCCGCCTGCGTCGCCGAGTCGGTGTCCCGCTACTACTTCTGAGCCGCGCCCCGGTACGTGAACGCCCCCGGCCCGCAGTGGGCCGGGGGCGCGCCGTTCTCCGGGTCCGCGCTCAGCGTCCGGCGGCGACCATCCGCAGGACGAGGCCCGCGTAGAGCTCGCCGACCTCGTCCGGCGTCCGGCTG comes from Streptomyces sp. Mut1 and encodes:
- the soxR gene encoding redox-sensitive transcriptional activator SoxR; amino-acid sequence: MPQIPQTLHELTVGQLSARSGAAVSALHFYEAKGLISSRRTSGNQRRYSRDALRRVAFVRAAQRVGIPLATIREALAELPEERTPNREDWARLSHAWRSELDERIQQLARLRDHLTDCIGCGCLSLETCVLSNPDDVSGERISGSRLMPERKPADRADAGCRTARG
- a CDS encoding MaoC family dehydratase, whose product is MAEPRIFTSAQELRDGVGEQLGHSDWLEVDQKRIDLFADATGDHQWIHVDPERAATGPFGTTIAHGYLTLSLLPALVPQVMRVDDVKMGINYGTNKVRFPSPVPVGSRLRATAVLKSVEEAGGGVQVTAVVTVEREGGDKPACVAESVSRYYF